The Nitrososphaera sp. genomic interval CTTCTACAAGTAATATTCGACTAGCGGCTGCTGCCATGCCCAATCGCCAGAGTTGCTCTAAGGCAAAGTAACCGAGGCATTCCTTTTAGTAGCAACTCGCAGTATTTATCTTTAAAAAAGATTCAGACTTTAGGCAGCCATTCCGTCTTCAAAACTTCTTCTTGTTATCAGTGAGTACGCGCATTCAAGGTTGCAGCAATTGCAATCAGACTCAACACATGCTATTCGTGACTCATGGTCACACTGCTTGCATGGACATTTGGCGACAAAGCCTAAGTTAGCAATGGCATCGTTTGAGCAAACTGGTATATAATGAGTATAGCGATTCATGACCCACTTTTTCACTGTCAAATACACTGACTTTCGATGATCAGGTTACACTTACCCAGAACCGGTTAGCGCTTGAACTCCGGATCATGGCTGCCTTTTCACTAGATGAACGAGGAATCGGTTATTCCGTCGCCAGCTGCTTCTCTACAGTTTCTGCCAGCTGTTTCAGAGAGAGGGGCTTGTCCAAAAATCCGTCCACTGGCACGTCAGGAAGTACAGATTCAAATTCCGATGGATTGATCTCGAAAGCACTTGTCAGAACTACCTTGACCTTTGGATTTATCTCCTTGACCTTCCTGGCCAGCTGAAATCCGCTGAGCCCGGGCATGCGAACATCAGATATTATCAGCTGACATTCATTCGGAGAATATCGAAAATGCTCAAGAGCCGTCACTGGATCGGAAAAAGCATGAACATTATACCCGTCTCTTTTAAGGCTGGTACTAAAGACACTCAGCGAGTCCTCCTCATCGTCCACTATCATTACCAAG includes:
- a CDS encoding response regulator, which translates into the protein MIQEHQQKKALVMIVDDEEDSLSVFSTSLKRDGYNVHAFSDPVTALEHFRYSPNECQLIISDVRMPGLSGFQLARKVKEINPKVKVVLTSAFEINPSEFESVLPDVPVDGFLDKPLSLKQLAETVEKQLATE